The following coding sequences are from one Hippopotamus amphibius kiboko isolate mHipAmp2 chromosome 9, mHipAmp2.hap2, whole genome shotgun sequence window:
- the LOC130860524 gene encoding cytochrome c oxidase subunit 6A1, mitochondrial — MAAAAGSRVSRLLGRSRRQLSRPVSSGSHGEEGSARMWKALTYFVALPGVGVSMLNVFLKSHHGEEERPEFIAYPHLRIRSKPFPWGDGNHTLFHNPHVNPLPTGYEDE, encoded by the coding sequence ATGGCGGCTGCAGCAGGTTCTCGGGTTTCTCGGCTGCTAGGTCGCTCCCGGAGGCAGCTGAGCCGGCCAGTGTCGAGTGGCTCCCATGGCGAGGAGGGCTCAGCTCGCATGTGGAAGGCCCTCACCTACTTCGTGGCGCTCCCCGGGGTGGGAGTGAGCATGCTGAACGTCTTCCTGAAGTCGCACCACGGAGAGGAGGAGAGACCCGAGTTCATCGCCTACCCCCATCTCCGCATCAGGTCCAAGCCCTTTCCCTGGGGAGATGGTAACCATACCCTGTTCCATAACCCGCATGTGAATCCGCTTCCAACTGGCTATGAAGATGAATAG